A section of the Spirosoma pollinicola genome encodes:
- a CDS encoding YfhO family protein: MSQSTRFQQLRPHLIALIGLLLLSFLYLWPVTAGKTISMTDVQQSTALAREVREIAQQTGQKPPWTEAAFSGMPSYMIDFNYPYILLYKAVMSLFSLVSSIVAVLFAIMLGAYILLVVLGCNAWVAALGAAAYGLGTYGIVSLEAGHISKLYAMGFGAGLLAGVILALRGRYWIGAALTGLFLSLELGANHIQITYYLFMTIALYLLFEGIALVRAGKSKQLLVGLLTLTVAGTLGLGSFSKRLLVLNQYTKETIRGRSELTAQITNPEGKSSENESTGGLSKEYAFTYSYGIAETLTLLIPGLYGGSSAGGLSTNSEVYRAMISQGLDPGSAKQFVELGIPTYWGETPIVGGPAYAGAAILFLFIVSLFVLRGPIRWWLVSAISLLLIIAWGKNFASINYLLFDYLPYLNKFRAMTMALGLAQLFFGIGAALGLQTIINQKLTLAQLRQPLLISLSLTAGLSLVVALVGSVFFDFQSPKDLAHLTPSFGDTAKDFLLPLVHDRQSMLRSDALRAALISLLTAALIWALVTNKLKSGVFYALLFLVAVADLASIDKRFLNNADFVPKSQLSKVFEPTTADQQILQDHSLGYRVFDQTEYFMESNRASYFHRSIGGYNTTRLRRYNELVTYAFQANGLNILNMLNVKYVIQPGQPDPNNPTQPISPIALPNPQALGAAWFVETMQFVNSADEEMAVMKQLSTSDTVVIDKQFSTQLTGLPAQMNHAGNTIELTDYRPDRLVYQANAAQDGLVVFSEIYYRGQEDWQASIDGKPVPHLRANYVLRAIRLPKGKHTIEFKFDPPLAKVGDTIDLICNLLLIALIGFVVYRGNRERHILPTQKLPA; the protein is encoded by the coding sequence ATGAGCCAATCAACCCGCTTTCAGCAGCTACGTCCGCATTTGATCGCCCTAATTGGGTTACTACTCCTATCGTTTCTCTATCTGTGGCCTGTAACAGCTGGCAAAACAATTTCCATGACGGATGTACAACAATCCACCGCCTTAGCGCGCGAAGTGCGGGAGATTGCTCAACAGACAGGCCAAAAGCCACCCTGGACTGAGGCAGCTTTTAGTGGTATGCCAAGCTACATGATTGATTTTAATTATCCCTATATCTTGCTTTATAAAGCCGTTATGAGCCTGTTTAGCTTGGTATCGAGTATTGTAGCGGTACTCTTTGCCATCATGCTAGGCGCTTACATTTTGTTAGTTGTACTAGGCTGTAACGCCTGGGTAGCGGCTTTAGGAGCGGCCGCTTATGGATTGGGCACTTATGGGATCGTTAGTCTGGAAGCCGGACATATTTCTAAATTGTATGCGATGGGCTTTGGGGCAGGTCTGCTGGCTGGCGTCATTCTCGCTTTGCGGGGGCGTTACTGGATTGGAGCCGCCTTAACGGGCCTGTTTTTGAGCCTAGAGCTTGGGGCCAACCATATCCAGATTACCTATTACCTATTTATGACCATCGCCCTATACCTACTCTTTGAAGGCATCGCTCTGGTTCGAGCGGGCAAATCGAAGCAGTTGCTAGTAGGGTTGCTCACGTTGACGGTGGCCGGTACGTTAGGGTTGGGCAGTTTTAGTAAGCGACTACTTGTGCTAAATCAGTACACAAAAGAAACGATTCGTGGTCGGTCTGAATTAACAGCTCAAATCACGAATCCCGAGGGTAAATCAAGCGAGAATGAATCAACAGGTGGCCTCAGTAAAGAGTATGCATTTACCTATAGTTACGGCATAGCTGAAACGTTAACCCTATTAATACCAGGACTTTATGGCGGCTCTTCTGCCGGAGGATTGAGCACGAATTCTGAAGTTTATCGAGCCATGATCAGCCAAGGGTTAGATCCAGGCTCGGCGAAACAGTTTGTCGAATTAGGTATCCCTACTTATTGGGGAGAAACGCCTATTGTCGGTGGGCCTGCTTACGCTGGTGCAGCTATATTGTTTCTATTCATAGTAAGCTTGTTTGTGCTTCGTGGCCCAATTCGCTGGTGGTTAGTGAGTGCGATCAGCTTGCTACTGATCATCGCTTGGGGCAAAAACTTTGCCTCTATAAATTATCTCTTGTTTGACTATTTACCCTATTTAAATAAGTTTCGAGCCATGACAATGGCCTTGGGACTAGCTCAATTATTTTTCGGAATAGGGGCCGCTTTAGGGCTGCAAACAATAATCAATCAAAAATTAACGCTGGCCCAACTTAGGCAACCACTGCTGATTAGTTTAAGCTTAACGGCAGGTTTATCCTTAGTGGTAGCTCTAGTAGGAAGTGTTTTTTTTGACTTTCAGTCACCCAAGGATTTAGCTCATTTAACGCCTTCGTTTGGCGATACGGCTAAGGATTTCCTCTTGCCTCTTGTCCATGACCGGCAAAGTATGCTCCGAAGTGATGCACTTCGTGCAGCACTCATCAGTCTGTTGACAGCCGCCCTAATCTGGGCACTCGTAACCAACAAATTGAAATCTGGTGTGTTTTATGCCCTGCTTTTCCTAGTGGCGGTTGCTGACCTGGCAAGTATCGACAAACGCTTTTTAAATAATGCAGATTTTGTTCCTAAATCACAGCTTTCCAAGGTCTTTGAACCGACAACGGCTGATCAACAGATTTTGCAGGATCATTCATTAGGATATCGTGTATTCGATCAGACTGAGTATTTTATGGAAAGCAATCGGGCCTCCTATTTCCATCGTTCGATTGGCGGTTATAACACCACCCGGCTACGACGATACAACGAATTAGTTACGTATGCGTTTCAGGCGAATGGCCTTAACATTTTAAATATGTTGAACGTCAAATATGTCATTCAACCGGGTCAGCCTGACCCCAACAATCCAACTCAACCGATTAGTCCGATTGCCCTACCTAATCCGCAAGCCCTAGGCGCAGCTTGGTTTGTTGAAACCATGCAGTTTGTCAATAGTGCTGATGAAGAGATGGCAGTTATGAAACAGTTATCAACGAGCGATACAGTTGTCATAGACAAGCAATTCTCAACTCAACTTACGGGTTTACCGGCTCAAATGAATCATGCTGGTAACACCATTGAGCTTACTGATTACCGGCCTGATCGCCTGGTCTATCAGGCTAATGCTGCTCAAGATGGGTTAGTCGTTTTCTCAGAAATTTATTACCGGGGTCAGGAAGATTGGCAAGCCAGTATTGACGGTAAGCCGGTTCCCCATTTGCGAGCAAATTATGTTTTACGGGCTATTCGTCTGCCAAAAGGGAAACATACCATCGAGTTCAAGTTTGATCCCCCTTTAGCTAAGGTTGGTGATACAATCGACTTAATCTGCAATCTGTTATTGATTGCGCTCATTGGTTTCGTTGTTTATCGGGGAAATCGAGAGCGTCATATTCTACCGACTCAGAAACTACCCGCTTAG
- a CDS encoding DUF6624 domain-containing protein: MKTFVWVITATFCLGCCVTGFGQARYATADTAYVKSVEKALTYLQQSQCQPCLNAYKKAFMIAQKSALSTMRAALCAYQCKQSELAKTYIQQAVNIDYSIAEETWIDYQAAPEFNLVRSSSMKELVREVFAQKDAQLGINPSLKSQLQAIYVTDQQPRSRVDSVMRVYGQNSTQWQHLWQGIHQVDSINLRKVEQLIQQYGYPGKSLVGAKLGNTAWLIIQHSPVAIQEKYLPILQRAADQGEMQKTNMALLIDRIRVYKGQKQLYGTQVKMEANGQKAFDAIEDEKNVNKRRAEVGLGPLEEYAKQFGFEYKPTSN; encoded by the coding sequence ATGAAAACATTTGTCTGGGTTATAACGGCTACCTTTTGTCTTGGTTGTTGTGTTACTGGCTTTGGACAAGCCCGGTACGCTACGGCTGACACAGCGTATGTTAAGTCGGTTGAAAAGGCTCTTACTTATCTTCAACAAAGCCAATGTCAGCCTTGTCTGAATGCCTACAAAAAAGCATTCATGATTGCTCAGAAAAGTGCTCTAAGCACCATGCGAGCCGCTCTTTGTGCGTATCAGTGTAAACAGTCTGAGTTGGCCAAGACCTATATTCAGCAAGCGGTCAACATCGATTACAGCATTGCTGAGGAGACTTGGATCGATTATCAGGCTGCTCCGGAATTCAACCTTGTTCGTTCTTCATCTATGAAGGAGTTGGTGCGAGAGGTGTTTGCCCAGAAAGATGCCCAACTCGGGATTAATCCGTCCTTGAAAAGCCAGTTACAGGCGATTTATGTGACGGACCAACAACCTCGATCTAGAGTCGATTCAGTCATGCGCGTTTATGGCCAGAACTCTACACAATGGCAACATCTCTGGCAAGGCATTCACCAAGTAGACTCCATTAATTTGCGCAAGGTCGAACAACTCATTCAACAATACGGCTATCCCGGCAAGAGTTTGGTCGGGGCTAAATTGGGAAACACGGCTTGGCTGATAATCCAGCACTCTCCTGTTGCCATTCAAGAGAAGTATTTACCCATTCTTCAACGAGCGGCTGACCAGGGTGAAATGCAAAAAACAAATATGGCGCTGTTGATAGATCGCATTCGGGTGTATAAAGGGCAGAAACAGTTGTACGGTACCCAAGTAAAAATGGAGGCAAATGGTCAGAAAGCCTTTGATGCGATTGAAGATGAGAAAAATGTAAATAAACGCCGAGCGGAGGTGGGCTTAGGCCCGCTGGAAGAATATGCCAAACAGTTTGGGTTTGAATACAAGCCTACTAGCAACTAG
- a CDS encoding alpha/beta hydrolase family protein encodes MKYVEKRLTTPDKAQLLSWLLPTTSSKPLKKTLIIAYAATGNMANCVYYANEFLKAGFDVVLFDYRGFGHSSTFEIDPERFYYNEFVTDFQTAIKAAKTQFPTNQVGVLSFSLSTLLATLAYQKEPFDFMIGEGYVSDPIAITSYWKRVANREFTLPSGVEVYPNATRKLKCPLLLLAGTKDEITPLSTSQAVVAQRPNRSLLTYEGDHLQGTTVWKEREFADGYVRRIKEFAEKI; translated from the coding sequence TTGAAATACGTTGAGAAGCGATTAACAACGCCTGATAAGGCGCAATTGCTTTCTTGGCTCCTACCTACTACCTCATCTAAACCGCTAAAAAAGACCTTAATCATTGCTTACGCTGCCACTGGTAACATGGCGAACTGTGTCTACTACGCTAATGAGTTTTTAAAGGCTGGCTTTGATGTTGTGTTATTTGATTATAGAGGCTTTGGCCATAGTTCAACCTTTGAAATAGATCCTGAACGCTTCTACTATAATGAATTTGTAACTGACTTTCAGACCGCTATAAAAGCGGCTAAAACACAATTTCCAACCAACCAGGTAGGGGTTTTATCGTTTTCACTAAGTACGCTTTTAGCGACCCTGGCTTATCAAAAGGAACCCTTTGATTTTATGATCGGTGAAGGGTATGTAAGCGACCCGATAGCCATTACTTCTTACTGGAAGCGGGTAGCGAATCGGGAGTTTACTTTACCTTCAGGCGTAGAGGTTTATCCAAATGCAACTCGTAAGCTGAAGTGTCCCTTGCTTCTACTGGCTGGCACCAAAGATGAAATAACCCCTCTTTCCACCAGCCAGGCGGTTGTTGCACAACGACCGAATCGTAGCCTTTTGACCTATGAGGGCGATCATTTGCAAGGCACCACTGTGTGGAAAGAGAGGGAGTTTGCTGATGGTTACGTTCGACGGATTAAGGAGTTTGCCGAGAAGATTTGA
- a CDS encoding DUF6624 domain-containing protein, producing the protein MMNLSRFFTVLVLSLVTSISYSQTSAKLKLELDSIYRIDQLYREIMMSQPKKDSLAKAENLSAQGVQQLIFDKMNEIDSSNSKRVRQIIHQVGYPGKSLVGEPTNEAAWYVIQHSKNINQFFPLIEEAGQKKELPFKLVAMMQDRLFVNQGKEQLYGTQARCDNPPAGSVGNQQPDCYIWPIRDAAGVNERRKQAGFGDTVEENAKRLGITYTRRSLSNK; encoded by the coding sequence ATGATGAACCTTTCTAGATTCTTTACGGTCTTAGTACTCAGTTTAGTTACTTCAATAAGTTATAGCCAAACTAGCGCCAAGCTGAAACTAGAACTGGATAGTATCTATCGCATAGACCAGTTGTATCGAGAGATAATGATGAGTCAACCCAAGAAGGATTCATTGGCGAAAGCGGAAAATCTTTCGGCTCAAGGAGTTCAACAATTGATATTTGATAAAATGAATGAGATTGATTCCTCGAATAGTAAACGGGTCAGGCAAATTATTCATCAAGTGGGTTATCCCGGTAAATCATTGGTAGGAGAACCCACGAATGAAGCGGCCTGGTATGTCATTCAGCACTCGAAGAATATCAACCAATTTTTTCCTCTCATTGAAGAGGCCGGCCAGAAAAAAGAGCTACCCTTCAAGTTGGTGGCTATGATGCAGGATCGATTGTTTGTCAATCAGGGGAAAGAACAACTGTATGGTACCCAAGCTAGATGTGATAACCCACCGGCTGGATCAGTAGGCAATCAACAACCTGATTGTTACATCTGGCCCATCAGGGATGCTGCTGGCGTAAACGAACGCCGTAAGCAAGCGGGATTTGGGGACACGGTGGAAGAAAACGCAAAACGCTTAGGTATCACCTACACACGAAGGTCATTATCCAACAAATAG
- a CDS encoding porin family protein, whose product MKGKLIVLLLILTAFKQPIVAQPRLRFGLLGGLNGNLIHATYLGPNSESKPRWDYTTGVSVDHWLTSSLTLGYNLLYSRQGGAELITSKIGYGSTKMMTEFSYLTLPVMVRYHLGGGRFFISGGPQIGYLLKAKWYAAGFESSAQSWDLAYMRRFDVGLTGGLGYRLGRHVVLESRYYYGLNPFNETDPQTNYKEYNRTWASNLVYYF is encoded by the coding sequence ATGAAGGGTAAACTGATTGTTTTGTTATTGATACTGACCGCCTTTAAGCAACCGATCGTGGCTCAACCTAGACTTCGTTTTGGCCTACTGGGGGGCCTAAATGGCAATTTGATTCATGCTACTTACTTGGGGCCTAATTCGGAATCGAAACCACGGTGGGATTATACCACAGGGGTAAGCGTTGACCATTGGCTAACGTCAAGCCTTACCCTAGGCTATAATTTACTCTATTCACGGCAGGGCGGAGCTGAACTGATCACCAGTAAGATAGGCTACGGTAGCACGAAGATGATGACCGAATTTTCCTATCTCACCTTACCGGTTATGGTGCGTTACCATCTGGGTGGCGGACGATTCTTTATCAGTGGCGGCCCTCAGATTGGCTACTTGCTGAAGGCCAAATGGTATGCTGCTGGTTTTGAAAGCTCTGCTCAGAGCTGGGACCTAGCCTATATGCGTCGGTTCGATGTTGGCTTAACAGGTGGCCTTGGGTATCGTCTTGGGAGACATGTTGTGCTTGAGAGCCGCTACTATTATGGGTTAAACCCCTTTAATGAAACTGATCCTCAAACCAATTACAAAGAGTATAATCGCACTTGGGCGTCAAATCTGGTTTATTATTTCTAA
- a CDS encoding peroxiredoxin family protein, with the protein MKTLVWLLCLILTAVSCRQVADQTEMVKFLPVQLIEGYGPFHPGFSPIDNASKDSPLWSKTYSEVKGVPTHWNNIQVCHIWLNTHQFIYQQVLAGHISQIDYQGLQKGWNWSPDTTKLSEAPIKCYLYILKGFDELTQKWSVKVDTNNNLDFADEKTIYPEKMDINDPYRYKQAISVQYEVYQQGRVRQMRIPMVLKMYGGQLLYNFPQHAAVSIKQGTKEHNLLVSSGFTRPDFEVTNLINPSTTLIAKKVAPKDEIEIDDIIKIDGVSYKNKGVDVYNNWLELEPVNSLEKPYSLQVGYPFRPFSAKAFASGQLINLDQYRGQYIYIDFWAPWCKGCVEDMPALKKLYQKVDKNKVVFIGVVKDSPERLAKFLAKQPLAWPQIISDSTNNLIETYHIVGLPTSILIDPKGVIIGRNLRPDELGLALNK; encoded by the coding sequence ATGAAAACATTAGTCTGGTTGCTGTGTCTAATTCTAACAGCGGTGTCATGCCGCCAAGTCGCTGATCAGACTGAAATGGTTAAGTTCCTACCCGTTCAGCTCATCGAAGGCTATGGCCCTTTTCATCCAGGCTTTTCACCAATAGACAATGCCAGTAAAGACTCACCACTGTGGTCTAAAACCTATAGTGAGGTTAAAGGAGTGCCAACTCACTGGAATAATATCCAGGTTTGTCATATCTGGTTGAATACCCACCAATTTATCTATCAACAGGTCTTAGCAGGTCATATCAGCCAGATTGATTATCAAGGGTTGCAGAAGGGCTGGAACTGGTCACCGGATACAACAAAACTGTCTGAAGCACCTATTAAGTGCTATCTGTACATCCTTAAGGGATTTGATGAGCTAACTCAAAAATGGTCCGTTAAGGTAGACACTAATAATAATCTTGACTTTGCCGATGAAAAGACCATCTATCCTGAAAAAATGGATATAAATGATCCTTATAGATATAAACAAGCCATTTCAGTTCAGTATGAAGTCTATCAGCAAGGGCGAGTTCGGCAAATGAGGATACCTATGGTCTTAAAAATGTATGGCGGTCAATTGCTGTACAATTTTCCTCAACATGCGGCTGTTTCTATAAAACAAGGAACCAAAGAGCATAACTTACTGGTGTCTTCAGGCTTTACCAGGCCCGATTTTGAAGTAACTAACTTAATCAATCCGTCCACGACATTGATCGCCAAAAAGGTTGCTCCCAAAGACGAAATTGAGATTGATGATATCATCAAAATTGATGGAGTAAGCTACAAGAATAAAGGCGTTGATGTCTATAACAATTGGCTGGAGCTAGAGCCTGTTAACTCGTTAGAGAAGCCTTATTCACTACAGGTTGGTTATCCCTTTAGACCCTTCAGTGCTAAAGCATTTGCCAGTGGTCAACTGATTAATTTAGATCAATATCGAGGCCAGTATATTTATATTGATTTTTGGGCTCCTTGGTGTAAAGGATGCGTAGAAGATATGCCTGCGTTAAAAAAGCTGTATCAAAAAGTCGACAAAAATAAGGTAGTCTTTATTGGCGTAGTAAAAGACTCACCAGAGCGATTAGCTAAATTCTTAGCGAAGCAACCTTTAGCCTGGCCTCAGATTATTTCAGACAGCACTAACAATCTGATCGAGACTTACCATATTGTCGGTTTGCCTACTTCTATCCTTATTGATCCCAAAGGTGTCATTATTGGTAGAAATTTACGGCCTGATGAATTAGGTTTAGCATTGAATAAATAG
- a CDS encoding DUF4249 domain-containing protein yields the protein MRLTFTLILGCLAVLFLPLACVDPEDLTLRGTVDILVVDGTVTNLAEPQIIRLNRSQADRLTGRFGSLPITKARVEVVMDSLIVTPAHETTKGNYQLPADFKGQIGHAYQLRLTLSDGTHYESTQQVMPPTARIDKIRAQFSLKSLSPPVRGYYTSGHDVFIELQDPADQRNYYRWDWTDYEPQYWCRSCKQGFYSVYNPIGNIVAGFRSGPDLYEDCYSPSGIDPGNPLYGSTLDYPCRTQCWELVPSYTVALFDDQYANGGLISNLKVAAIPFYQHSPCLASVRQSSLTPDAYRYFKLFADQTQNTGGLADTPPTAPIGNVHNVANAKEVVVGYFTASGVFSKNIYIDRKDYQGVPLGYDPITGYPQQPGGELFLALYGRSPNGEGSPRPGSNNFFIDDTPRPPTAVCAPLDQRTSFKPEGWPN from the coding sequence ATGCGCTTAACCTTCACGCTTATTCTTGGCTGTTTGGCTGTTCTTTTCCTGCCGCTGGCCTGTGTTGATCCCGAAGACTTAACGTTGCGCGGCACGGTGGATATCCTCGTGGTCGATGGTACGGTGACCAATCTGGCCGAGCCCCAAATTATCCGGCTTAACCGTTCGCAGGCTGACCGGCTGACGGGACGCTTTGGCTCGCTGCCCATTACCAAAGCCCGGGTTGAAGTCGTCATGGATTCCTTGATAGTGACACCAGCCCATGAAACCACCAAGGGTAATTATCAACTACCGGCGGACTTCAAAGGTCAAATTGGCCATGCTTACCAGTTGCGACTTACGCTCAGTGACGGCACGCACTACGAATCGACCCAGCAAGTGATGCCACCAACAGCCCGCATTGATAAGATCCGGGCTCAATTTAGCCTCAAGAGTCTGTCCCCACCAGTACGGGGCTATTATACATCAGGCCATGATGTGTTTATCGAGTTACAGGACCCCGCCGACCAGCGTAACTATTACCGTTGGGACTGGACTGACTACGAACCGCAATACTGGTGCCGTTCCTGCAAGCAAGGATTTTATTCGGTCTATAATCCCATCGGAAATATTGTGGCCGGTTTCCGATCCGGTCCAGACTTGTATGAAGATTGTTATTCTCCCTCTGGCATCGATCCTGGTAATCCCCTTTACGGTTCCACCCTGGATTATCCCTGCCGCACTCAATGCTGGGAGCTGGTGCCTAGTTACACCGTAGCACTGTTTGACGACCAGTATGCCAACGGAGGCCTCATATCAAATCTCAAAGTAGCCGCCATTCCCTTCTATCAGCATAGTCCCTGTTTAGCCAGTGTGCGCCAATCCTCGTTGACTCCCGATGCCTATCGCTATTTCAAGTTGTTCGCCGATCAAACCCAGAATACAGGAGGTCTAGCCGACACGCCCCCGACGGCCCCCATTGGTAATGTGCACAACGTGGCCAACGCCAAAGAAGTAGTGGTGGGCTATTTTACGGCCTCAGGGGTATTTAGCAAAAACATCTATATTGACCGCAAGGATTACCAAGGGGTGCCCTTGGGCTACGATCCCATCACCGGTTATCCCCAACAGCCAGGGGGTGAACTCTTCTTAGCTTTATACGGACGCTCCCCGAACGGAGAGGGATCTCCCCGTCCGGGGAGCAACAACTTTTTCATTGACGACACGCCCCGTCCGCCGACGGCTGTATGTGCCCCCCTTGACCAACGAACGTCTTTCAAGCCTGAAGGCTGGCCCAATTAA